Genomic window (Gadus chalcogrammus isolate NIFS_2021 chromosome 3, NIFS_Gcha_1.0, whole genome shotgun sequence):
CGGCTGAGAGTACAAGCTCTCTTCCGAGTCCACGAGAGAATTCGATttgattttttgatttttttgcaAAATAGCATGTATTAAGTCCATATCGGGTATCTTGGGCAAAGGGGAACGGGGAATCCGACTCGGCAGTGCTGCTACCCCATCTGGGGTTGGGAGGACTGTGTGGATGGCAGGACTGTTGGTGGGGACAGCAGTGGAAGATGTTTGGTGTTTGATAGCCTTCTCAATTAGGCTAAACAGAACACTGGCTTGGCCGGTCTCAAACGTAAAGGTCCCAGGTCCAGAATCACACCGCCTGCCAGCTTCGATGGTTAAGGAAAGCTGTAGGGATGAAAATAGAGCAACTCATTTAGGTGTCTTCTTTTATCTATATTAACAGTACATTTAAACTGAAATACTATAATCATATAATACTATACTTAGTCATAACTCTATTCATCCACAAAATATAACAATTGTACTGAATATAGTTatatagtagtagaagtagtactaGTGTAGTTATTATAAAATAACAACAGGTGTTTTAGTTAAGTCCACATACTCATTGATAATCATTCATTAATTGGGGGCCAATGATCAAATGTTGATGACCACCAAGAAAATTGTATTAAACGTCTTGCATCAGTGCATTCCACCCTTACATTATCTTTTCCATATCGTCTCAGGAGGCGGTATGGCCAGCTCAAGATGGTCCTTGGATTCTCTGCCTCTCTTAACGACAGATCACCCTGGCCCACGTGTAACTTGTACACCCCCTGCAGGCCGCAACGTGCTGCGGCATCAGTTTGCTGCACCACCACCGAGAACATACCCACTGGAAGACGAAGCATGAGGCAAATACAAAAGATGTTTGGCGAACCAATCTGTACACTATTCTTTGTTAAATGGATTTGAACAGATAGGGTTGGCGTATTGAGGGGTGAAGATGTATGGGAAATCACCCTCTTCTGTCGAGGCATAAATCACATTGTCTTCCATTTGAGACTTAGAGCTGGTTCCGCTCACATTGGGATtctaagagaaagagaagataGAATAAAGAGAAGATCCTTTCCATATTTTAAGGAGCTCTGAATTGTCAACTTTTTCCAAGGTATATATTTACAATTTCCTATATTTACAATTTCAGTTTTTACTATTAATTAGTGTATGTATGGAGACATTAGTAACTTGCTGGAATATAGCCTATCGTTGTATCAATCCAATCATCACTTGAGAGGCTCAAGGCACTGCCTAACTAATATACCTGATGTTATCAAAATTATAGGATTGTCATGTTTTTCCAAATAATTGAAAGAAAGCCAACTTCAGAAAGAGGTACTGAACCATTGTGATGAAATCAATGCTTTAAACACTGTTGGACTAGTTTCCTTAAATAACAAGGTTCTTGGCAgtattcaaccaatcagagggttGTGTCTCACCTGAAAGGCAATTTCGCACACCTTCTCTACCCACTCTGTACTCTCCTCTTTCATGGCAGAAAACACCAAGTTTCTCTCCTCCGTCTTCACACAGAATGCTGCCATGTTATCCTACAACAACAATCATCTGAGTTGATGTTTTTCAGCTTCATTCTATTGACAGTACTTGCTATAACTAAGATGCTATACATACCATTCCACTTTGAACAGAAAAGGTTATATCTTATccattagtatatgctacacgtgaacctcctaagatggcgcaatttgattggttcgctatctcgggatattgggcaatatcccatgattgagatctcaaactcgggatattgtttaGCACACATGACGATCGTCttgtcacgctaataaaaacaaataaaccactattaaaaacaaatagatcccggcaaaaagtgttattttgtttatttttggagtgttcacgagTAGTATAtcctaaaacaattattcacctcaggctctgtGAATAGTAAACACTAAACATAAACATTTTTCACTTCACCTcaggcgaataattgttaaatacttCACATACAGCACCCTCCATAATTATTGGCACCCCTGGTTAAGATGTGTTAAAAGCCTTAAAATAAATTAGATTTGTATTGCAGAAGCATACTCTCACACTGAAAATTGTAGAAAAAAATCCCTGACTAAGAAATAATTATTCTTCATAAAATCACCTGTTCCACAATTATTGGCACCCCTAACAATTCCTaggaaataaatgtaattaaagTATTTCTGTCATTTCTACAGTAGTTTACAAAGTTGATCAGAGTATGTAGGAACATTAGTAATTCATAACTTCCTGTTTCCCTGGGGTATAAAtatgcaacccagtcgccaagaaaaaacgtcagtggtgtacgtttccatgaacactggatacgtagcatttcaacgtaaaaaatagcgtgttatacctacggtatccacgtgtgccgctgtggaggcgggtttcggggtttgggtttcacggctttcgcggcaaattgtgaacacgattgtttaggggggggggggggggagacgatgttgttgaccggggaggggggggggggggggagacacgtttgttgaggggggacgacgacacacgattgtagggggggggggggggggggggggggtggggacacgttagttgaagggggggggtgggacacgtttgttgagggggggggagacacgtttgtagggggggggcactacgctcgacaacgagagttggttttttatGAACGCTCGACAAACGAGAGTTGGTTTGTTATGACCGAGACCTTcaaacacggaacagctgcgcgaaaacGATGgttcacgtcactctcggtgacggtgtcagACAATAactgaacacacgaacaatgttaaatagaacaacacacaaccacataacatccccgAACccttaaccccacttaatcctaacaacaaaacaagttaaaaaaggccccatttgtcaactgagaaccccaattcccagaatcccccgcggtcTCCGGAACACTGCGTAGCTTattattaatcgttattatctgaatggggaaatgcaatattttaggacagatacaccataaACCGCGTTTTCTAATGACATTTTCTAGCGAGAAAGTACATTTTCttaataatcttcagtcagtgaatgtgtatgactTTTTATTAATCTTATTATCTGaagggaaatgcaatatttttagGTACCGATTCACCgtttaaacgtgtttctaataaaatttagcgagaaatatactttttaattgcataattcaGTCGTGATGTGTTCTGATCTTTAGGTTTTATAGTATTAGGAGTGATCGGCCTCGCTCGCATGTCTTCAACGACGTAGGTTCTTTCGCTAAATGCAGCTCCGTGttcctgcgtttgtgtattaaaatgttactttatgtaactttaatgatatcatcttgttagaaacacgtatattcTGAGAGCCAAcacagtcgccaaaatcatgcctacgttgacagtgtacgtttcgtgaagactggattacgtcgcattcaacattaaaatagcgtgttatacacacacacacacaaac
Coding sequences:
- the dok1a gene encoding docking protein 3 isoform X3, producing MAAFCVKTEERNLVFSAMKEESTEWVEKVCEIAFQNPNVSGTSSKSQMEDNVIYASTEEVGMFSVVVQQTDAAARCGLQGVYKLHVGQGDLSLREAENPRTILSWPYRLLRRYGKDNLSLTIEAGRRCDSGPGTFTFETGQASVLFSLIEKAIKHQTSSTAVPTNSPAIHTVLPTPDGVAALPSRIPRSPLPKIPDMDLIHAILQKNQKIKSNSLVDSEESLYSQPADWISASECVNAQPLDKVISTKASAPVSCVTFSEHPSIDVTERSTSNPHLGVESVYADPASFLPLKPPTTSSTMEAPGPSTDHANPSEPIYAEVYDKLSPGQSRAHPTQTQKGEIEKEPIYAEPVRKAEGVAKKNDRPDLFTDLYAQVCKLTPSPEKTIPFSPSGSALTTAINSSDEGLSDVIYETLGII